In Cydia fagiglandana chromosome 3, ilCydFagi1.1, whole genome shotgun sequence, the following are encoded in one genomic region:
- the LOC134680350 gene encoding oxysterol-binding protein-related protein 1 has protein sequence MGDNADGQYKYRTTLPVAQFSRGDFSLWSVLKNCVGKELSKITMPVVFNEPLSFLQRMLEYLEYAHLLRMASEQTDPVARMEYIAAFAVSALASNWERLGKPFNPLLGETYELERPEFRAVCEQVSHHPPVSAFHADSPHFVFHGSVHPKLKFCGKSVEIQPKGHVTVELPRWGEAYTWTNVNCCVHNVIVGKLWIEQYGAMEVTCHGGAGLKANLAFKPAGFNNRDLHRVDGFITDQNKKKIRFLYGKWTEFIKVCSAAAHEQWAREQEASATPAHTPKKVLAKLNSFKVGALRSMSIQDPEDPDNDEVPKSDDTYNIDIPGSTALWEARSRPTNSAQYYQFTEFAMSLNEVERDMKGQLCPTDSRLRPDVRLLEQGDIDAAAAEKTRLEEKQRTARKALKKSPDGWQPRWFSQGTNPYTKQEDWLYNGGYWDRNYQHLKDIDIF, from the exons AACAACACTTCCTGTTGCCCAATTCAGCCGTGGCGACTTCTCCCTGTGGTCGGTCCTGAAGAACTGCGTCGGCAAGGAGCTGTCGAAGATCACCATGCCGGTCGTGTTCAACGAGCCGCTGTCGTTCTTGCAGCGCATGCTGGAGTACCTGGAGTACGCGCACTTGTTGCGCATGGCGTCCGAGCAGACGGACCCGGTGGCGCGCATGGAGTACATCGCAG CATTTGCGGTGAGCGCCCTGGCTTCCAACTGGGAGCGCCTGGGAAAACCCTTCAACCCGCTCCTTGGAGAAACCTACGAACTCGAGCGCCCAGAATTCAGGGCAGTCTGCGAGCAG GTGTCCCACCATCCCCCAGTGTCTGCGTTCCACGCTGACAGCCCCCACTTCGTGTTCCACGGCTCCGTACACCCCAAGCTCAAGTTCTGTGGCAAGAGCGTCGAGATCCAGCCCAAAGGCCATGTCACAGTTGAGCTGCCGAG ATGGGGCGAGGCTTACACTTGGACTAACGTGAATTGTTGCGTTCACAACGTGATTGTAGGCAAACTGTGGATCGAGCAGTATGGTGCTATGGAAGTCACATGCCATGGTGGTGCAGGGCTCAAGGCGAATCTGGCGTTCAAACCTGCTGGCTTTAACAACAGGGATCTGCACCGGGTCGATGGCTTCATCACTGACCAGAA CAAAAAGAAAATCCGCTTCCTCTACGGCAAGTGGACGGAGTTCATCAAGGTCTGCAGCGCGGCCGCGCATGAGCAGTGGGCACGGGAGCAGGAGGCCAGCGCCACACCGGCGCATACGCCGAAGAAAGTGCTGGCTAAGCTCAACAGCTTCAAAGTGGGCGCGCTGCGGTCTATGTCTATTCAGGAT CCTGAAGACCCAGACAATGACGAGGTACCGAAGTCAGACGACACTTATAACATCGACATTCCTGGCTCTACCGCCCTCTGGGAAGCGAGGAGCCGGCCCACCAACAGTGCACAG TATTACCAATTCACTGAATTCGCCATGTCGCTAAACGAGGTTGAGCGAGATATGAAAGGGCAGCTGTGCCCGACGGATAGCCGTCTACGGCCAGACGTCAGGCTTTTGGAGCAGGGAGACATTGATGCCGCTGCTGCCGAGAAGACCCGGCTTGAGGAGAAACAGAGGACAGCCAGGAAAGCGCTAAAGAAATCTCCTGATGGATGGCAACCTAG GTGGTTCAGTCAAGGCACGAACCCCTACACGAAGCAGGAGGACTGGCTCTACAACGGCGGTTACTGGGACCGCAACTACCAACATCTAAAGGACATCGACATATTCTAA